The sequence below is a genomic window from Lolium perenne isolate Kyuss_39 chromosome 4, Kyuss_2.0, whole genome shotgun sequence.
TACAAGAACCACTCTCCCAAGAAAGAAAAATGTCCCAAGGGAGACCATGAAATCTGGTTTTCGATATGCCAAAAGTATTTGGTCTCTACAGAATTAATACTTAAGTGTATTGCAAAGGTTACTTCACGATTGAAACTCTCAATTTCCATTAAATTATCAATTTAATTATCAATTTTTCCATTTTCGTTTGCTGTATGCACAAAAAGGTCAAACTGATACAACCGTAAAGGGTAAACTTTTGTATGCATAGAAGGTTGTGGGTTCACAAAATGAGTTCACTAAGTCCGGGGGAGAGACAAACCTTGATAGTAACATCCTCTGCTCCGTCAGCAACTATGATCCTAACAGGAGGTGCATGCTTATCAGAGTCCATAAACCGTTCTTGTACTGCACGAAGGGAATTCTTCACCAATTCAAACATCATGAGATGTAGGTGTGTAATCACGTATCTGCAATCGAGAAGTCAAAGCAGTaattaaaatcattttgagacttCATGCGTGCAACTGTATTGCTGATGAATTAAGTACTGCAGGCGTGGTAGTTCAAAACATCAAATCAGGGAATTACGGGAATGTAAAATCTGGGTCTCCGTATATGTCGACGTCAGGAGCTGATCCATATTCTCGCATGCAAATAGCTCGTGCATCTTCACTGGCAAGTCGAGCCACCTGCATGGGGGACAATCTTGTGTTTATGAGCCCTATGACACCAGGCTCCGGATCAGGATCATGTAAAGCGACATGCTGCCCTGAAATAAAAAAACATTAGCACAAGTCAGAAGACAACATTGTACTAACTCTATTTGGTAGTATCTTCAACTCAGGATAGGGACAACAGAATATTCGTTCTTGTTGTCATGTATTAAAATGTTAATTTATactaattattatcatcattggcAAGAAAATATAAAATGATTGGATATGGATATGCAGTGTCGATCACTTTCAGAGGGAAATTATTACACAGTGTTTGTTCTATAGCAAATGAGTCACACAATTTTTTTTAGAGAACACTACCACAATACCCAAGCGTTGCTGTGGACTACAGAACACACTATATGTTTAAAGATAATGTACTACTGCCTGTCAAATGGTGTATCCGATCAAATCATTCAACACATGTGCTCATCTCAATGATCATTTTTTTTTTCCCCAAATAGAGCATCTCGATGGTTTGTGTCAATTAACAGATGGTGTCTTGAGAGTTAAGAAGATGATGGTGGTTCTAAGTGACGGACCACCGCCACTAATTGAGATCTTTATATGAGTAAAGATTTAAGAAGTCCCAAGGAACTTCCACTTGTACTCTAAAACAATACATTCCAAATTAACTGAATGCTGAAAATATCTTTTAGCCTGCTGTGAGGCACAATGACAGGCTCGCGGCGGTTCTTCTTTTGGAAAGGCAGAAAGTAAATCAGTAATGAACTTCCATATCAGTTGCTAAGTTGGGATAATGTGCCAGCACACCTAACCAGTAATTGCATGTCCATAAGCCCAGAAACACGCCTTACAAGTTACTCCCTCCATTCGAAAATAAGTGACTCGgctttgtctagatacatccatccaacggatgtatctagacacattgcaGTGTGTAAATACATCCGTATCTAAACAAAATCGAGCTACTTATTTCCGAACGGAGGTTGTAGAATTGGAGCTTAACACCAAATAGCAAACTAGTAACTGTACCTGTCAAAATTTGTGTAGATTTAAAACCTGACACAAAAGGCAGGTGGTAGGTATGCTAACCTATCAACATGCGGATCCCAATCCTTGACATGTAGAAGCGATCAAGGAACTGATGGATCTCCTCGATTCCAGAGGGAAAAGCCTTGGTACCACCCATGTCCTTCTTCAGCTGCTGCACACCCAGCGCCATGGTGGGCACCACATTGGCGTGCCGCACCctgatcatcttgatcatctggGTGAATGCAAGCTCATCTTCCTGGCTCCTCACCTCGGGGAAGTAGCGGATGTCACGGAACGAATCCAAGTACCAATCCCTCACCTTAACAGAGGCGAAGGAAGAAAGTTAGTGCTGTAAACGTCTGATGGGCAAGATATGCTGACTCTATTAAGCTTATTCAAATACTTACTACTCCCTCCTTCCCAAATTAGTTTACTCAACTATGTCTAGATACGTATGTATGTAGACAGGTTTTAGCGTCTAGATACATGGCACCTAGACAAAAATTGGTGAATACATGGTATCTAGAGGGAATATTATTTGGCGAGCTCACGTGCTTCTGCTATCTGAAGTGTAAAATTGGAAGCTAATATGGTTAAGCCATGAAGCATGCTGGCATCAGGGGAGAATCTAGCAACATGAAGCATGTTCCTACACTTTTCTCCAGGAATTAAAAATGACAAGCAGTTGAATCATGTACTAGTAGTTTATGCAAGATTGTAAAACCTGGCTAAGCAGATCTTTCATGATGTATTTAAGTCAACGGAGAGAGTAAAAAAAGAGATGATGATAGGAGTGTTAACCGAGAAGCGAGAGTAACATTTGGTAGTACTAGGATACTTGGTGAAACTAGAAAACATGTAACTTAGTGACAAGCATTAGAAGTGGGAGTCGTATCAGCAGCAGAGGCCATCTCCAGTTCTACTTCCCAAGTTCCCAAGGACTGGTGACAAACAGAAAATGTAGCAGGGTCCCTATTTTTTTTATGGGGACATTATTATATTATGATGAAAAAAAATCCATGAACGGCATTGAATCCTAGGAGAGCAGTTCCCGAAATAAACATCCTAGGTACTGTATAGTTACGGGTATTGTACAAACTGTTGATAGAAAAGCCCGAATCAGACTATACTCCAAAGGGAGGGGAAGCAAAATATGGGATCCCCAGTTTTCCGTAAGAATCGAAGGTACCAGACGAGAAGGAAAAGGGAAAAACCGCATGTGACAAATCGATTCCACATGTAACTGCGCGGAGAGGGCGTATAGTAGTGGGGTGGATTAAATCGATTGACTGACCCACCTTGAGCACTGCTGGCTTTTTGGAGAGCCCGAAGGGCAGGGAGTCGAGGTCGAGCGCGCGCCTGGCGATGCGGATGGGGAGCTCCTTGTGGAGGAACTGCGCGGAGAGGAGGAGGTTGCGGTGGGTGGGGCGGGCGCCGAACTCGGTCATGTAGCGCAGGCTGACCCCGGTCTGCCGCATCCCGCCCCAGCGCGCCAGCTCCTCCGCCACCGCCCGCGCCACCGGCTCCGACGCCATCGTCGCCTGCCTCCGCTGGGAAATGGGGCGTGGCAAATTGAGAGTCTAGAGAGGCGTGTCACCGGAGGAGCGGCGCATCGGCGGCGTCTTATTATAAGCGCGGGGCGGGGGAAGGGAAGGGGGAGGAGGATGGAGGAGGTGTCAAGGAAGAGGCGAGGTGCGGAAACGGGATTTGGGTGACGACGACACCGCAGTACCGCACGCAGAGAAAGCGAGAGGGAGCCGCCGCGCAGGGCTGTGGGGTCATGGGCTGCGAGTGGGCCCGTTCCGGTCAGTGTCGCGTGGGGTAATCCCGATCCATTGGTGGTGATTGGCTGGGCCAGGCGGCGCAGCGGTGGTGCAGTGTGCCACAACTGGTACATCGGACCTGTGTGAGTCTTTGGGTATGTCCCTGTCAGGTGGGGACGGCGTGCCGGTTTTGGGGACGACGCGGCGAGACGTTCGGAACTTCCGCGAAAGGGCGGAGCCGTCTCACTGACGAACGGCCCATAGGTTCGTTCAGACGGCGAAATAGATTTGGGTGCAGCCAGTGCTGTTCGCCGATGCCCGGTAGCCTCCGCTGTTGCCTACCTGGGCAAAGAATATACGTATCCTCTGCTCCAGCTGCTCCCAAAACCAAGGTTTTCGTGCCAAAACTTCCATCGACTAGCCAATTGGAAGCTTCGTTTCGTTTCCCACAACGAATTCAAACTTTGCAAATAATAACTGATGATGTTTCTTGCTTGACCAGGCTGAATCGCGTGCCACCAATCTAAACTCGGAAGGCATTATCAAAAACAGAAGGTGTAGCGGAATTGCAATCAAATTCTATGCTACTATTCCAGATTTAGTATCTTACAATTCTATGCATTTGGTTTCAATTTGGTTTAAACCCCAAGGTAATCTGAAAATCCCTTGCGAGTTCACTTCTGTTCTCTTACATCACTCCATTAAAATCCCAAAATGTTATACGGCCTTCGGCCCGAAATTTTTTCTCACGGATTCAGGCAAAAGGTAGGCTAAAACCTATCTATATTCATTGAACCCGCGACAACTATTTAGAACCACATGGAGAACTAAATATTACAAAAATTATATTCTCATTCTAAGGGCTTTCTAGATTTACTGAGAATTTATGAATTACCTTATAttcaaataaaacacaaaatcAATAATATAATATATAAATATGAAcaaagtgatataaaatttgtatTGCACTTTCACAAAATATTGAACAAATTCCCTACTTCGAGTAATAATTAATGGTAAAAGTACTTTCTAACGCTCCCTCGATCTGTTTACTATTATAAGACTTACTTCAGTATAGACTAGATGAAAACCGAAAATGGATGAATCGACCCCCaaacacgtctagatacatgTATCATTTCGATCGTACCTAGTCCACATTGACTATCTACGGGGGTCTTATATATAATTGTGAATGGAGGAAGTATTCCATGGCATCACCTCGATGAATCAGTTACCACATATACACCAAAAACTAGGGCCCAAGGTTTCCGAATGCGCCACATTTTGGTTCGTACCTAGTCCACATTGAAATATATCTGTAATGTTGAGTGGAGGAAGTATTTCATGGTATCCGTCGTCTAAATCAACTACCACACATAAGCCAAATAGTGGGGCCCAAATATAAGTATGGGGTAAAATGTGGATTGCATGTACCTATGGAATTAAATAGGAGTACATTCTGAAATTTGGTAGACTTTAACATTTGAGTGCAGGATAAGAGACAAAAAAGGCAACTACAACGTAGAGTGGGGAAAAAAGGAGTATACTAAAAAAAATGAATTTAATTTTTCTTTTTGCCAGAATCAACAAAAAATTATTCctcggaaatatggttatattcaGCTAATAGAAGCTCTGAAGCACAATTGATACATGGTGTGACCAACAAGCGGTACTAATATCCGATCTACAATAATTTGCGAGACAATGTATACTACTCGTAAATTGCGAAACTAAGATAGGAGAAATGCAAGCTTAAATTGCGATCACAAACATGATGCTAGCTACTACCACCAATCCATAAGAAGTGTCGCTGacttaatatggatcggagggagcattagATTTGTGTAGTAAATGGTTTTGTTATATTTTGTCACAAAATAATACTAAACAAGGGAACAACAATGATTGACGATGCCTAAATTCCAAAACCATCGGAATAAATCCTGCACGAAAAAAAGGTAGAATATAACCATTGATCGTAGTGGCACTTGAGTCATGTCTCGAATTTTTTTTGGACGTGATCCATCATATGTAGCGACCATGCATATTTGATGGTTACATGTGGAATCTAACGCTAACGCGTACCCTGATAATCTGATTCTTCGTTGGATTGTCTAAGGATTAAGATTCTGACCTATATAGCTTGGAGAAGGAAGGAAGCAGGGTGCACGTGGAATGTGCTTTAGGAAGAAGCATATCTTTTTTTTTATATATATAGGAAGAAGCACATCAAAATATTTCGATTCTTTCGCATGTTATGGTCTAGACGAAACGTGGACTTGCACTGGCACGAAGCTGTCACATGCATGATCCAACGAATCCATGCGCTGCTTTTGTACGATCGATGGATACAATTCACGTTAGAAATGTACGATTCCTGGATGCGTTTCTAAGCCAGTGAAATGGTTTCTTCCAGATTGGTGTTGCCACGTGTCGTGGTTCAGCTTGAACCTGTGTACATTATTTCCCATTTAAACGAAAGCGTCACCAGAAACGTACGATTCCTGAGTGCATTTGTAACGTCACGACAACTTCTGTTTTTTGTTTGCGAAACAAGGAAGCACGGTTCACTTCCTTAAGTTGGGCCGACTGTTGAAAGATCCAGCCCGCACGCGGATGTGGCCCATCCCTCAGCTCCTGGCTCTTGTCGTTGCTGGCTGCAGCGGAGAGCCTTGTTTAGTACCACCTCGGCAAGCCACACTTATTCAGGGTGGTTTATAACCCCCGCTCCTTGAGTAGCATCGTCCCTTCGGGGACATCCGATAAAATTGGAACGATACAGAGAAGATTAGCATGGCCCCTGCGCAAGGATGACACGCACAAATCGAGAAATGGTCCAAATTTTTTCGAGATTTTGCGCGCTGGTCCCTGGTATCTTACAGGCAAGGCCTCTGTCGTTTTTTTATCTTACAAACAAGTCCTTCCACCGTTTTTCTTCCCTTCTTACCCATACGGACATGCTACTCGTCTTCCTCTTTTGCCCCCTGTTATTTCTTTAAATAGCGAGCAAGCTCTTACACAATTACTCTTCCTTCTACCCAAACCTGCTTTGTTTTTCTTGTACAGTAGTTATGTCCGTTCTGAGATTTCTTTTGAATGGTGCCCTGTGCTCTTTCTAATCGGGTGTTCCTAATCAGCGTGATCGCCCAAGCAAAGAGGTGGCAGTTGCTAACACTCGTTTAAACTCACTTCATTTTTTTAGAGAGTTCTACTAGTACGTTTAGCTTCCTATGCTTGCTCTATGTCGCGTTTCCCCCTCTCTGTTAGGATATTGCTACTGATTTTTAGCTAAACCATCTCATACAATGTGCCCAGTAGGCATTTCCTAAAAAATCATATTATACAATTTTTTTTTGCAATGCTCGTAAGTCTACTCTCTAATACTTCCTTTGGTCTTAAATATTTGTTGCAGATTTAGGAAAAATATGACTAATATATGTCTAGATTCAGTAAACTTACCCAAGTATTTAGAGCCAGAGGGAGTAGCACATACTATAATTTTTTTTCATAAATACCTCCGTAGCATTTCCGCAAACTATATACATGGTGTGTAAACTCCttgagcatgcatgttgttattTTTTGGAAGTCAATTTATTTTGCTTTGTGTCAAGAGTTCGCCGAGTGGCACATAGTTCTTTTTATGCTTGAAGGTCAGCACGACGTTGACTCAATGCGGGACAACAGGGCATAGGTGACGATGTTATCCAGCGATGCCATGGTCGTGTAGACAACTACGTGGGCGGTAGAGACAGCCATGTCTACGAGCTGCGATGGCGAAGTCGTGCCTGAGCTAGCCTTCAGGACCTGCCAAAAAGAGATATAGCCCACTCTATATTGGTGCCTCTATTATTAAAACTAGATAATTACCCGCGAGTTTCTGCAAATCATTTGTTTACTTATTTTTGAAAGATTTTAGAAAACGAAAAGAACATCATTGAAGTAAGTGCATGCTTTCCACACGCTGCTCTTGGAAACAATAACACCGTTTTTTCGGGGAACAATAACACCGGTTTGCACCAATTGAACTGTTAGATATTTGTAGATGCAAAACAAATAATAATTAAGAGAAATAAATAATCAAGGGGAGTTGAAAAATGAGAATTTAGAGAGAAGCTTTTTTAAATAAAATATTTAGACGAGAGAACTGATATGACATCGTTTTTGCTACATGTGGTCGAGGTGTTGATGGAGTAGTATCGAGCTGAGCTTGTCCAGATGGGCACGGTGGAGTTGAGCTTGTCAATCGAAATCACGGCCTTCTCTTACCTCAAACGTTATCCAAAAGGCAGAAGCTCAAAACACATGGCGGCCAATAGCAGAAAACTGGTAGACGACAAAGAGTGGTGGCAGTGCTTAGTGCAAGTCAAGGGGGTGGGGGGTTGCCCTTCCCCAACTTTGTGCAAAACTGCAAGCACATATTTGTTCTTACTTCTGTTTTGAAGAACCAGTGCAAGCACATAATAGGAACAACTTCTCGTAGAGGTCCattggctatctatcctataatccggtctcccaacaaccaccttgagaccggtaaaaggaaaacctagcaaggccatacctttgccttgcgcatcccgcttgatcttgatgatagctcttcacgctccactcaagccggaatgcctcacttgatcattgttgctttgtgaagactcacaaatgctccccatacactataatgggaaagcttcattgatgcacatcttcacaagtccattatcaccaaatggacggcaagcttcaagcatgtgattcacttgagatgctcatcttgaacttgcccaactcaaccttgtatcttcacatactcacttaagatagagcatggctaatattgagttccacataagaactatatcttcatttcttcttcttgatcatatcacatatgtatctttaaatcgatgatcttgatgccaatacacaaggtgtatctttatcttcatggcatccatacttgaatccaacacatggaatacaagaagtacctatggaatattccttcatataaactcaatgaaaaacattagtccataggagttgtcattaattaccaaaaccacacataggggcaatatacccttacactctCTGGTCGTCCTTAGGCCACGACGGTTTGGCCGGTGTGGTGTGCTCCCCCTTCCTGGTGTTCGTGTTCTAGGGCTGCCtcgaagctcaagttcagcacttCCCCAGCTCTCGGGTGAGCTTTTCCCATGACCGATGGTTCGATGCCTTCGATCCAAGGCGAGAGGGTAGGAGCCCTCTTCGGTGTGGGAACCGGAATGTGTTTTGGTGCTTGCAGTTCAGGGGGCCTTCCTCGCTCATGAATCTCCATCCTGCTCTTTGGCAGTGCCTCGTCTCGCCTTCGGTACTCGTTGCCCTCGGTGCCGGAGAGTTGTAGTCTTCGCTTTGCAAGTCCCTTTGGTGCTTGCTAGTAGTGTTGAGTTGTAAGTCTTTCAGGGTGTGCCCTTGTATCGTTCGGCcgttgtgttgtgttgtgttgtgttgtgtggtgttgtgtgtgtgtgtttgttcGGTTCGTCTTGTGTAATCCCTGGCCGTTTGATGGCCGGTTGATGCCATGTTGAACTGTTTAAACATGCATGTGTATGTTCGGTGGCTGAAAAAGGCAATGATCTGCATGCTGTAATTATGGGCTGCATTTTGGTTCGAGTAATTGGCTGCATGCTCTGTTCCGAACGGCTGTTAAAACGAACATAACCGAGATTTCTCACATAAATGAAATAGAGAAAATCATGATAAAATTGCTGATGTGGATAGGCTACATGTTTAGAAATAGTTAGTGAGGCTAAACTACTTAGTTATATAGGATATTCAGCCAAAACGGGTGTTTTATGGTGCACTCTAAAAAACTTAATTGGGGACATATGGGACTTTAGAGCATCTTAGAGTGTGTTCATTCTTATGTTGTGAGCTTTTAAAGAGAATATAAGATTTTGAGAATCTGTTAAGAGATATACTCGAAAAAGTACTCTTTCTCTTTCGCTCAAGAGGAGTTCAACTCTACGTTTTgccaaaagagaaagagaaacaTTTCAATAAATCTTAGAACCAGTTCCAATCTATGTTATGCCCTCCAAGTTCATATGCCACACAATCAAATGTCAAAAGAGAGGTCAGCATGTCAAACTTTGTCATGTATAGCTGACACGATCACGATGACAGCACCTAACTCACCAGGTGTCCAGCTCGCGAAAAGGACAACCAACGAAAAACGCCATTGGCAGGTCGCTCCGACGGTGACGCAGTGGCGTAAACAAACGTATCAGTGGAACTCGGCTGGGGAGCGAtgccccccaaaggcggcacgaacaaaacacgtcccccaaacgctcaatccggcgcggtttgggggacgctttgggggacgcggctggagatgctctaagtctcGGTGTTTGACAAGCAACGTCCCTTCGGGGACATCCGATAAAATTGGAACGATACAGAGAAGATTAGCATGGCCCCTGCGCAAGGATGACACGCACAAATCGAGAAATGGTCCAAAAAATTTCGAGATTTTGGGCGCTGGTCCCTGGTATCTTACAGACAAGGCCTCTGTCATTCTCTATCATACAAACAAGTCCTTCCACCGTTAAAAATGTCCGTTCTGAGTGGTGCCCTGTGCTCTTTCACATCGGGGGTTCCTAGTTAGTGTGGTCGCCCAAGCAAAGAGGTGGCAATTACTGAACGCTCGTTTACACTGACTTTATTTTTCACAAAGTTCTACTAGTATGTTCAGCTTCCCATGCTTGCTCTACCGTTTTCCCCTCTCTGTTAGGATTTTAACTAACTCATCTTATACAATGCGCCCACTAGGCATTCCCTAAAAAACCATCTTATATAGAATTTTTTGCAACGCTCGTAAGTCTACTCTCTAATACTGCCTCTCGTCTTAAATATTTGTTGCAGATTTAGGAAAAATATGACTAATATATGTCTAGATTCAGTAAACTTACCCAAGTATTTAGAGCCAGAGGGAGTAGCACATACTATATTTTTTTTTTCATAAATACCTCCGTAGCATTTCCGCAAACTATATACATGGTGTGTAAATTCCatgagcatgcatgttgttattTTTTGGAAGTCAATTTATTTTCCTTTGTGTCAAGAGTTCGCCGAGTGGTACATAGTTCTTTTTATGCTTGAAGGTCAATGCGATGTTGACTCAATGCGGGACAACAAGGCACGAGTGACTATGTTATCCAGCGATGCCATAGTTGTGTAGACAACTATGTGGGCGGCAGAGAGAGCCATGTCTACGAGCTGCGGTAGCGAAGTGGTGCGTGAGCTAGCCTTCGGGACCTGCCAAAAAGAGATATAGTACGTGCACTCTATATTGGTGCCTGTATTATTAAAACTAGATTCTTACCCGCGAGTTGCTGCGGATCATTTCTTTAGTCATTTTTGTAAgattttagaaaaatgaaaagaacATCATTGAAGTAAGTGCATGGTTTCTACACGCTGCTCTTGGAAACAATAACACTGTTTTTTGGGGAACAATAACACCGGTTTGCACCAATTGAACTGTTAGATATTTGTAGATGCAAAACAAATAATCAATAAGAGAAATAGATAATCAAGTGGGAGTTGAAAAATGAGAATTTAGAGAGAAGCTTTTTTAAATAAAATATTTAGACGAGAGAACTGATATGACAGTTTTTGCTACATGTGGCCGAGGCGTTGATGGAGTAATCTCGAGTCCAGATGGGCACAGTGGAGTTGAGGAAAGGGACAAGTAACAGTGTACTAACTACAGTTGACAGGTAAATATAATTAGTGTTTCAGAA
It includes:
- the LOC127332244 gene encoding pyruvate dehydrogenase (acetyl-transferring) kinase, mitochondrial, whose protein sequence is MASEPVARAVAEELARWGGMRQTGVSLRYMTEFGARPTHRNLLLSAQFLHKELPIRIARRALDLDSLPFGLSKKPAVLKVRDWYLDSFRDIRYFPEVRSQEDELAFTQMIKMIRVRHANVVPTMALGVQQLKKDMGGTKAFPSGIEEIHQFLDRFYMSRIGIRMLIGQHVALHDPDPEPGVIGLINTRLSPMQVARLASEDARAICMREYGSAPDVDIYGDPDFTFPYVITHLHLMMFELVKNSLRAVQERFMDSDKHAPPVRIIVADGAEDVTIKISDEGGGIPRSGLPRIFTYLYSTAEHPPDLDGHNEGVTMAGYGCGLPISRLYARYFGGDLQIISMEGYGTDAYLHLSRLGDSEEPLP